A stretch of the Fusarium musae strain F31 chromosome 2, whole genome shotgun sequence genome encodes the following:
- the PRP10 gene encoding U2 snRNP component prp10 (EggNog:ENOG41~BUSCO:EOG092608T8), whose translation MSDADFETIKKLQQERNAASSGNKGSRTFDATNQRVDDTKQKLTDSADSTLYDRDGADRFSGYHTSLPMGDDDEDMGDGDDTRRLVGQYTASREMIDEFARGGGVEEDDILAGKGEKSGRIVDRETDYQKRRFNRALTPTRADPFAEDRQASASENGTSYREIMEARELEREEQRVLQAIKAKQEGKIGDDGDARPMLTDGNVETDTTEASSTARKRKKRWDVSSAPAEDDTAEAGEAAKPKRSRWDQAPAPGAEVSKKRSRWDQAPSATPMGNTGLATPAHPSSAPTLPTTFGTDIGRNMPLSDEELDLLLPGESEGYKILDPPPGYEPVRAPAHKLIATPAPQSGFMMQDPEQVRFSGKPMPAEIPGVGDLQFFKAEDMAYFGKLTDGSDENALTVEELKERKIMRLLLKIKNGTPPMRKTALRQITDNARQFGAGPLFDQILPLLMEKTLEDQERHLLVKVIDRILYKLDDLVRPYVHKILVVIEPLLIDQDYYARVEGREIISNLSKAAGLATMISTMRPDIDHVDEYVRNTTARAFAVVASALGIPALLPFLRAVCRSKKSWQARHTGVKIVQQIPILMGCAVLPHLKGLVECIGPNLNDEQTKVRTVTSLAIAALAEASNPYGIESFDDILNPLWTGARKQRGKGLAGFLKAVGYIIPLMDEEYANYYTSQIMEILLREFSSPDEEMKKVVLKVVSQCAGTDGVTAGYLKEHVLDEFFKSFWVRRMALDKRNYRQVVETTVDIGQKVGVSEIVERIVNNLKDESEPYRKMTVETVEKIVASLGAADIGERLEERLVDGILHAFQEQSVEDIIMLNGFGSVVNALGTRCKPYIPQIVSTILWRLNNKSATVRQQAADLISRIAMVMKQCGEDALMGKLGVVLYEYLGEEYPEVLGSILGALRSIVTVVGIAQMQPPIKELLPRLTPILRNRHEKVQENTIDLVGRIADRGPESVNAREWMRICFELLDMLKAHKKGIRRAANNTFGFIAKAIGPQDVLATLLNNLRVQERQSRVNTAVAIGIVAETCAPFTVLPALMNEYRVPELNVQNGVLKSLSFLFEYIGEMAKDYVYAVTPLLEDALIDRDQVHRQTAASVVKHIALGVVGLGCEDAMVHLLNLLYPNLFETSPHVIDRIVEAIEAIRMAVGPGLVLNYVWAGLFHPARKVRTPYWRLYNDAYVQGADAMVPYYPNLDEDKMDRPELAIVL comes from the coding sequence ATGTCTGACGCGGATTTCGAGaccatcaagaagctccagcaGGAGCGAAATGCTGCCTCTTCTGGTAACAAGGGTTCGCGAACCTTTGATGCCACAAATCAGCGAGTCGACGATACTAAGCAGAAGTTGACCGACAGCGCCGACAGTACTCTCTACGATCGCGATGGAGCTGATAGATTTTCCGGGTATCACACCTCGCTACCGATGggtgacgacgatgaagacatgGGCGATGGTGACGACACGCGACGGCTAGTTGGCCAGTATACAGCATCGCGagagatgattgatgaatTCGCTCGTGGAGGCGGcgtggaggaagatgatatCCTTGCTGGGAAAGGCGAGAAGAGTGGTAGAATTGTCGACCGTGAGACAGATTATCAAAAGCGTCGATTCAACCGCGCCCTCACTCCTACACGCGCCGATCCCTTTGCCGAGGACCGCCAGGCTAGCGCTTCTGAAAATGGCACCAGTTACCGCGAGATTATGGAGGCTCGTGAACTGGAAAGGGAGGAGCAGCGCGTTTTGCAAGCCATCAAAGCGAAGCAGGAGGGCAagattggtgatgatggcgatgcaCGGCCCATGCTAACAGATGGTAATGTCGAGACTGATACTACCGAGGCTTCTTCGACCGCTCGGAAGCGCAAGAAGCGATGGGATGTGTCGTCGGCACCCGCCGAGGATGATACGGCAGAGGCCGGCGAAGCAGCGAAGCCCAAACGTTCACGATGGGATCAAGCTCCCGCACCTGGAGCAGAGGTTTCTAAGAAGCGTTCGCGATGGGATCAGGCCCCTTCTGCTACACCAATGGGCAACACAGGGCTAGCTACTCCTGCGCACCCATCATCCGCACCTACTCTGCCAACAACTTTTGGTACCGACATTGGTCGAAACATGCCTCTCAGCGACGAGGAACTCGACCTCCTCCTACCTGGTGAAAGCGAGGGTTACAAGATCCTTGATCCTCCCCCTGGCTACGAACCTGTCCGCGCTCCAGCACACAAGCTCATTGCCACCCCTGCTCCCCAATCAGGCTTCATGATGCAGGATCCCGAACAAGTACGCTTCAGTGGAAAGCCAATGCCTGCAGAGATTCCCGGAGTAGGCGACCTACAGTTCTTCAAGGCCGAGGACATGGCGTATTTCGGAAAGCTCACCGACGGTTCTGACGAGAATGCTCTAACGGTCGAAGAGctgaaggagaggaagatCATGAGGCTTCTgttgaagatcaagaacggTACCCCCCCCATGAGGAAGACTGCTCTTCGCCAGATTACCGACAATGCCAGGCAATTCGGAGCTGGTCCTCTATTTGACCAAATCCTGCCCCTACTCATGGAGAAGACGTTGGAGGACCAAGAACGCCATTTGCTGGTGAAAGTTATTGACCGAATTCTCTACAAGCTCGACGATCTTGTACGCCCCTACGTCCACAAGATCCTGGTCGTCATCGAGCCTTTGCTCATCGACCAAGACTACTATGCGAGAGTGGAGGGACGTGAAATCATCTCTAATCTGAGCAAGGCTGCTGGCCTTGCTACCATGATCAGCACTATGCGACCTGATATTGACCACGTCGATGAATACGTCCGGAACACAACAGCACGAGCCTTTGCAGTGGTAGCGTCAGCTCTTGGCATACCTGCTTTGCTACCCTTCCTCAGGGCTGTCTGCAGAAGCAAGAAGTCATGGCAAGCCCGTCACACGGGCGTGAAGATTGTTCAGCAAATTCCTATTCTAATgggctgtgctgtgcttcCTCAcctcaagggtcttgttGAGTGTATTGGGCCTAACCTCAACGATGAACAGACAAAGGTCAGGACAGTCACCAGTCTGGCCATTGCCGCATTGGCCGAGGCCTCTAACCCTTATGGTATCGAGAGCTTCGATGACATCCTTAACCCTCTATGGACGGGCGCCCGCAAGCAGCGAGGCAAAGGTCTCGCGGGTTTCCTCAAGGCTGTTGGATACATCATTCCCCTGATGGATGAGGAGTATGCCAACTACTATACCAGCCAAATCATGGAGATCCTGCTTCGCGAATTTTCGTCACCCGACGAAGAAATGAAGAAGGTGGTTCTCAAGGTTGTCTCTCAGTGCGCTGGGACGGATGGTGTCACTGCAGGATACCTGAAGGAACACGTTTTGGACGAGTTTTTTAAGAGCTTCTGGGTACGAAGGATGGCCTTGGATAAGCGAAATTATCGACAAGTCGTGGAAACAACTGTCGACATCGGCCAAAAGGTTGGAGTCAGCGAAATCGTTGAGAGGATCGTAAACAACCTCAAAGACGAGAGCGAACCATACCGAAAAATGACTGTCGAAACAGTGGAGAAGATCGTTGCAAGCTTGGGTGCAGCAGATATCGGCGAGCGCCTAGAGGAGCGGCTTGTTGACGGTATCCTTCACGCGTTCCAGGAGCAGAGCGTTGAAGACATTATCATGCTTAACGGCTTTGGTTCTGTTGTCAATGCCCTGGGAACCCGCTGCAAGCCCTACATCCCTCAAATCGTCAGTACTATTTTATGGCGACTCAACAACAAATCGGCAACGGTTCGACAACAGGCCGCAGATCTGATCTCTCGAATTGCTATGGTTATGAAGCAGTGTGGCGAGGACGCCCTCATGGGtaagcttggtgttgtgcTCTACGAGTATCTGGGCGAAGAGTATCCCGAAGTTCTCGGATCTATCTTGGGTGCTTTACGGTCCATCGTCACAGTTGTTGGTATTGCGCAGATGCAACCACCCATCAAGGAGCTGCTCCCACGACTGACCCCTATCCTGCGAAACCGCCACGAAAAGGTTCAGGAGAATACGATTGATCTTGTCGGCCGTATCGCGGATCGCGGACCTGAGAGCGTCAATGCCCGAGAATGGATGCGAATTTGCTTTGAGTTGCTCGATATGCTCAAGGCTCACAAGAAGGGCATTCGACGAGCTGCGAACAATACGTTTGGTTTCATTGCCAAAGCTATTGGTCCTCAGGATGTGTTGGCAACTCTGTTGAACAATCTTCGAGTGCAGGAGCGTCAGTCCCGTGTTAACACGGCTGTTGCCATTGGTATCGTGGCCGAAACTTGTGCTCCTTTCACAGTTCTCCCTGCGCTCATGAACGAATACCGTGTCCCAGAGCTCAACGTGCAGAATGGTGTGCTCAAGTCACTTTCCTTCCTTTTCGAGTATATTGGCGAGATGGCAAAGGACTACGTTTACGCCGTGACTCCCTTGCTGGAAGACGCTCTCATCGACCGTGATCAGGTCCACCGTCAAACAGCAGCTTCCGTCGTCAAGCATATTGCCTTAGGCGTGGTTGGTCTTGGATGCGAGGACGCTATGGTgcatctcctcaaccttctgtACCCAAATCTATTCGAGACTAGCCCACATGTCATCGATCGTATCGTGGAGGCCATTGAGGCCATTCGAATGGCAGTCGGGCCAGGCCTGGTGCTCAACTACGTCTGGGCGGGCCTGTTCCATCCGGCGAGAAAAGTCAGAACTCCATACTGGCGCTTGTACAACGATGCATACGTTCAGGGGGCTGACGCGATGGTGCCATATTACCCAAatcttgatgaagacaagatGGATAGACCGGAGCTGGCGATTGTGCTGTGA